The following proteins are encoded in a genomic region of Penaeus chinensis breed Huanghai No. 1 chromosome 10, ASM1920278v2, whole genome shotgun sequence:
- the LOC125029828 gene encoding transcription factor Sp5-like, with the protein MYPVGTLGGPQLSHWMGSDSLNSYNSYQQPSLPLTPSPETQKGYFASVSPASYGGVSALPYHSIQQSYDQHSYSNGVTPPMLSPPPEKPVTPPKDGQTRPWWSTTGSTTPTSHIAHNFHRQLHHQYASPSTPSGGQANPQFHQSLPNPVTQDSLLHHPSAIASALLNAQSSVSVRRCRRCRCPNCQNASRDASGTKKREHVCHIPGCGKVYGKTSHLKAHLRSHAGEKPFACQWIFCNKAFTRSDELQRHLRTHTGEKRFECVECGKRFMRSDHLTKHVKTHENRRARAASAAPAESDDVDVELCDDAVEDCAEELLSVTLPDSPVSEAELQENDINVGILIDRSYIYGKESHMPQYGYMHNFHM; encoded by the coding sequence ATGTATCCCGTTGGTACCTTAGGAGGTCCTCAGTTATCTCACTGGATGGGCAGTGATAGTTTGAACAGCTATAATTCCTATCAGCAGCCAAGTTTACCACTTACGCCGTCACCTGAAACTCAGAAGGGGTATTTCGCTAGTGTATCGCCTGCGTCCTATGGCGGGGTCAGTGCTTTGCCTTATCATTCCATTCAACAAAGCTACGACCAACACAGTTACAGCAACGGCGTCACGCCTCCgatgctctctcctcctcccgagAAGCCTGTTACGCCGCCGAAGGATGGGCAGACGCGCCCCTGGTGGAGTACCACCGGTTCCACCACGCCGACGTCACACATCGCCCACAACTTCCACCGCCAGCTCCATCATCAGTATGCCAGTCCTAGTACGCCGTCGGGAGGACAAGCAAATCCGCAGTTTCATCAGTCTCTCCCGAACCCCGTCACGCAAGACTCCTTGTTGCATCACCCAAGTGCCATCGCCTCTGCTCTCCTCAACGCGCAGTCATCCGTCAGTGTTCGGCGCTGTCGACGATGCCGCTGCCCCAACTGCCAGAATGCCTCGCGGGACGCTTCAGGCACCAAGAAGAGAGAACATGTTTGCCACATTCCCGGATGCGGCAAAGTGTATGGCAAGACGTCCCACCTCAAGGCTCACCTTCGCTCACATGCCGGAGAGAAACCCTTCGCGTGCCAGTGGATCTTCTGCAACAAGGCTTTCACTCGCTCCGATGAACTCCAACGTCACCTGCGAACCCACACAGGTGAGAAACGTTTCGAGTGCGTCGAGTGCGGCAAACGTTTCATGCGTTCGGATCATCTCACCAAACATGTCAAGACCCACGAGAACCGACGCGCCCGCGCTGCCTCCGCCGCCCCTGCTGAGAGTGACGACGTCGATGTGGAACTCTGCGATGACGCCGTTGAAGACTGTGCAGAGGAACTTCTCTCTGTTACGCTGCCAGACTCTCCCGTATCTGAAGCAGAACTACAAGAAAATGACATTAACGTCGGTATTTTAATAGACAGGTCTTATATATACGGAAAAGAAAGTCACATGCCGCAGTATGGGTATATGCACAACTTCCACATGTAA